Part of the Sarcophilus harrisii chromosome X, mSarHar1.11, whole genome shotgun sequence genome is shown below.
ttaATTGGGCCTCTTGTAAATGATATATTGTTAGATTCGggttctaatccattctgctacctgcttctgttttatggatgagttcatcccattcacactcaCAATTATGATTGTTGACtgtatttctcttcattctattttcttttattttttttaccctgtcccttcctcaaaagtctgttttgcctTTCaccactgcctcccttaatctaCTCTCCCAGTTatcatttctttatatctcttagCCCATTTGCCTTCTACTTCTCTGTTGGATAAGATGAATTTCTATTCCCAACTATGTGTATACGaactttgtgtgtatgtatatgagtgtgtatattCTTACTTCTTTGACTCAGTTCCGATGAGAATGAGGCTCATGTTCTTTCCTACGCCATCaccattttttccattataaaaacTCTTTTTTGCGTGCCTCTTTTCTGTGAAATAGTTTCCcacattcttcctctcccttccctttctctgtgtattcctctttttcttttatgaccaTCACAACATAATAGACTCACACTTATGCTCTCGATCTAAATAGACTCCTTTTCAATACCCTATTGATGGTAAAGTTCTCAGGGTTATATGTGTCATCTTtctatataggaatgtaaacagtctgaccttattaagtcctttatgatttctcacTAATTTACCTttatatgcttttcttgagtcgtgtgtttgaattcagattttctattcagttttgatatttttatcaggaatgcttgaaactcctctatttcattaaatatccattcccCCTACCttgtaaaaagaaattgaattttgatgggtaggttatttttggttataatcctagctaCTTATCCTTCTAGAATATATTCCAAGTCCTGTACTTCTTTAGAGTTGTGACTGCTAAATCTTGGGTGATCCTGACAATGGCTCTACAgaatttgaatgatttctttctggatgctttcaggattttctccttgaccttggGGTtgtggaatttggctataatattcctgggagttttcctCTCGGGATTTattttaggaggtgatcagtagattttttcaatttctactttgccctctggttctaagatatcttggcaattttcctttataatttcttaaaatatgatgtctaggttccttttttttttttagtcatggctTTCAGGTTGTCCAATAActattaaattatctctccatcatctattttttctgtaaaatctttcacaattcttctattttttcacttttgattttgtttgatcatttcttgatgtctcatggagtcattaaatTCCActtgatcaattctgatttttgaggatttattttcttcaggattttttggtctctcttttatcaagctgttaattctcttttcacaaatttcttgcttttgtctcatttcttttcccagtttttcctgtACCcacttatttgacttttaaaaatattctcattcattctctctctctctctctctctctctctctctctctctctctctctctctctgtctctctctcctttctctgtttctctctgtctctctctctcacacacacacactctctctccctctctctctttctctctctttttctctcattctctctctttctctctcccccccccccactgtctctctctctctcacacacacacacacaatctctctttttaaaaaactttaagtCATCTAAGAATTCTTGTTGGATTTCTGTCCAATACTGAGGCTTCACTTGTAGATGCTTTTAAgtcattgtcttctgagtttttgtCTTGAGTTTCCCTGTCATTATAGTGACTTTTCGATAttcaggggttttttttttattctttgctcatttttctagcctattttttGACTTTCCACTTTGTATTAGAATTGAGTTCTACTCACTTCTAGGGGTGGGAGGGATGTCTGGCCTCATCTTCTGACTTCTATGTCCTGCTGCTTCCTTAGCTAGGTCTGGAGCCTATCGTGATGCAGGAGAAGTCTGGTCACTGCCTACCTAGTCTGAGCTTTGGTCTTTATCCAGGTGGGGGCCCTCCTCCTCTGAATCTGCAACTGCTCTTCTCTGCCCTGGGACTGAGATGCAGAACTGGGTAATGGGTGATGTgctttttcaagttgttttgaGGGGTGTGTTAAGAGGGCTTGGCAAAAATGCTCACTTTCCTTTGCCATTTTGGCTttagcttttttctctttttatgctgGTATTGGGACATTATTTGATTTTACATTATTAGTCACGAATCCTGAAAATCACCCAAATCcatttcatgtttttaaatttcccttaaaGAGCACACTTTTTCAATCAGCTATCAGTGGTGAAGTTAGTTCCTGGTAAAGCCAAGAAGACAATTTGGAAAACAGCCAAAAAAAGCCAAGAAGacaattggaaaataaaagtaaaactgTTTTCATCATTGTTTCTGTCagataaaaatcataaattcacGTGCTGAATTATATTTTCTAGTAACATGCTGACATATTCCTAGGAACAATATTTGCTTTATTATTCTGGTTAAATAAAATGCCTTTAAGCTAACACAGTCTTTTTATAGGGACAGCTAGGCGGCCCAATGAATACAGCTGCATGTCTGAAGTCAgcaatatttgagttcaaatctggcctcagacacttactagctatgtgacctgcaagtcacttaacttgtttacctcatctataaaataaggatcatAATGGTCCCTCACTCCCAGAATTGTAGGGAGGATTAAAAGAGACTAATAATTGTaaagcccagtgcctggcaccgAGTTAACTACAGAAAAGTTAGCTGTTGTTGggattaatattattattaaaaccaCCTGAATTAATCAAATAGCCAACTCAGGATTCATGCTTTCTAGTATGAATCTTTCAATGTTCTAGCCCTAATCTTTCCATTCCACTAGAGCTCTTATGGTTGTTTAATTAATTGGAGGGTTTTCCGAATGTTAGTTGATCTTGATGCAAATGAGGTTGAAAGTAATAAATTATTCAAGAATGTTAATCATTAAAGGAAAGTTTTGCAATTTGCTAATTTGCTTGCCAAACcagaacaagaaaaatgaaaacaattcagaTGTAATGGAGAATATGTGCCCGACGACGTACATAGCTCACAGAGCCTGTGGGCCTCTGCTCGGTCCTAGTACCTGGCCAGTTGGAATCACTGGAATCCCAAGTCCTTTagccacagtttttttttttttttttttttaagcactgtatgatttttattagtgatAAATAGAATCAATTTTATCTAAAAATACTTGAAGATGATGAAATTGTTTTCATTCTGATATCGAATCACCATGTGATCATTGCATTCAGTGATTGAAATGGGGCCAATGGCCGTAAGAAAATTTTCGAACCGCTTCGTAGCCACTCCAGACTTTGTTCCCAGTTTTGTATTATTAGCATCATCAGAACAAAATGCAATAAGTTTGTCTTCAGAGATTCATAATTAAAGTCGCCCTCAATTAATGAAACCAAGAATGTACTAAAAATACACTctcatgcccatcaattgggaaaaggCTGAACAGGTTGTGGTTTGTGGTTGGGATGGATACTGATGCTATCAAAAAGATAAAGGGATGGGTTCAGAAAATCTTGGGAACACCtggatgaactgatgcagagtgaagtgagtagagccaggAGAACAATAAACAGCAATGCTGATCATCACATCAACTGGGAAAGATTTCGtaactctaatcaatacaatgacccacCACAGTCCAGAAGGCCTCACGATGAGATGGgctctccacctccagagagacAGAGCTGATTGACTAAGAGGACAGATGAAgcgtcttttttttttatttaaatcagaGAAAACACTAGTTCAGAACAAGACATTTGAGCGAATAGCATGGCAAAGAAACCTATCCCATCCCCAAATCCAGAGAAGTATGCTTTCCTACAGATTACCAAGAAGAAACACACAGATGGAATATGTGTGGACAGATTACACCCATGGAGAGAGTAGACATATATATGGAGAGGGCACACAGGTGGATTCTGAGGAGGCCAGGCCTTCTGGGAAAGAAAGTCATGAGGAGTTGGGATGGCAAGAGGAAAAAGACAGCAGGAAGCAGCTGTTGAACCCCGAGGGTTCTCAAGGGTCTGGAGGCTGGGAGTTGTGGAAGTTGTGATGAGTAGCTGCTACCTTGGGGAGCACTCTGGGACCACACAGCTAAGAGAGCTGGACTACAGATCAGGCATGTGGCTGCAGCTGTGGAGGGAAGCCGGGGGACCAAGACACAACAGTCCTGCTCTTCAGCAAGGATCTTGATTTGTTTGAAGCTCTGGCTCACCTATTGGGTGGCAGGGGGAAACTGTGACTAACCCTCAGAGGAAGGAACAGCACCTGTCTGCCGGCAAGCCACAGCTAGTTCCCAGCTAACTGCATTTCATTCCTAATCTCGTCGTTGTTCCTTACGTGCAAGGTAATAAACCAGTTTTCTGGATGCTAGGAGGCTTCTGGTTAGGAGGAAAAGAAGCCAGAATTATTCTAGAGAAAGCTTCAAGATGGACCCTGTCTTTAGGATCCTAAAGCTTCAGTACCAGGCCACGGGGTACAGTGAATAAGCACCTACTCCTGCCTGGCATGGTGCTAAAATCTGAGCTGCCCTTTGCTGAGTTCTGATTGAGGATGTCTGCTGGATGTTCCAGGCCCTCCACAAGCACACGGCAAGCAGCCTCTCCAGCCAAACAGAATACCTCTCTTTTGCctatctttccatttttgttatgTTCTTCCCTGTGCCCTGAATCTTCCTGCTCCTATTACATTTCTAGGCAAGCTTTAAAGTCTAAAAACTACAGGGCTCCTCCTACAAGAGGCCTTCCTTGCTTCCTGCTTCCTGGGTAGTGGCTCTCTTTCAATCCACTTCTCAGAGGGTGCTGGTCTTAAAGCAGGAAGCCCCACATTTAAATCCCACCTCTCTCACATCAcgtttgtgtgactctggacctCAACTCTCAGTACTCTGGACATTTTCCAAGACTCTCCAAGCTGCTGATCTCCATTGACAGAGGGAACTTCTGGGCCTGGGAGTTCCCTATGCTGGTCAAAGTCCCAGGCCCAGTCCCTGTCCTAGCGCTTGTTCCAACTGCAGATACTAAACAGCAGTGTTCATCCGGGTACATTTTATCCTCCTCCTAGACTGGAggctccctgaaggcaggaatCCCCAGAGGCCTCTCTTGTGCATTTCGTTCTCCTTCTCTcattcatattttctctctctctctctctcccgcccccctcccccattaCCCAGCACAGGGCTCTGCATGTAGTAGGTGCAGATTAACTGGTGGCTGAATTAAACTGACTTGGAACCCAGACTGTGGGAGCTAGGAGGAACCTCAAAGGCCCAGTCCCTCCAGATCATCCCTCTAggtttacagaggaggaaacattGGCACGGGAAAAGGTACTTGTCCTAGTTCCCATGGCTAACCTGAATGGTCAAAGCAGGAATAGGAATTCAGGTCACAGAGGCCTTCCTCCCACCTGCAGGAAGAAGACATGGAGAAGGGGAGGGGCTTCTCCTAGCAGCTTGAGCTTAAGTATTAAACCTCCCTGTGTAACCTAGGTAACCAGGATTCTAGATCAGGGGCCTGCACAATGCACCCAAATTGGGATAGAGCTTTTTATGATAGGCTTTTGGGACAAGGCAGAGAGATGCGGACTGGATGATAACGCAGATTGGTGGGTTCAGAGTGGGTTGGATTACGGGCCCCCAAAGGGGTCATCGCTGCATTGGAAGGAATCTGGGCTCGGCCCCGAGATGCTCCTCCTTTTCGTCAGTGACTGGTAGAAGGGCAAAGATCGTGCACTGTTCTCATTTGCAGAGGATACGAACTGGGAGGGACAGCTAACTTGTGAGCTGTGTGGGGGTTTAGGGAGGGCTGGTGCATGGAAGGGGGAGTCAAACAGTCCTTAGGCTGTTGGACTCCAAAAGTGGAGTGAGGACCAACAATGGTGGGCCCGGGGGGGGGGCAGAGGTGAGACTGCCAAACCACTTCACCAAAGCTGTCCCAAAGTGCAATGGGCTAGTTCTGTGACTGGAGCTGTTTCTGGGAGGGCCATGGAGGGTATCTCAGTGTGGACGGATGCAGAGGTAGACGTGGTGAAAAGCTTTGGCTCTAGAGTTCAAAAACCCCACCAATGACATTTAGGATCTGGGTGACCTTGAGCtccatggacctcagtttcctcatctgagtaGTTGGCTTCAGGATTTCATATCTGAAGTCCCCTCCAACTGCAAGATCCTGTGGAGCCTGTTCTTCCTGAGATGTTTCACCAGGCCCCTGGTAGGTGGGGCCACTCTTGGGTCCCATAATGATCCATTTGCTTACTTGGTTCTTGGCTTTTCCCCATTACTTTCCAGGCCTGCCATCTGGGTTTTGCAGACCCATTTCTGTGTCCCCGCTGCCCTTCAACTCTCCTCTGAGTTTTCCATCCTGATATGGGCACTGAGAGGTCTGTCACTTTTTGGAAGTCAGTCTTTACCTCAGCCAGATCTAGTTGGGAGGGAGTGGAGCCAGTGGGACAACTGGGAAAATTCAAGAAGTTCCAACATTAGGGCATCCTGGAAGTAGGGCCTGCCCAGATGTTATTAGCCCTGGCGAATTGGCCACAAGGGAATCCTGGTGCAATATGGGTCGGACTCCCCCATCCACGTCTGAAGTCCCCTCTAACTCTGAGAGGCTGTGATTCAAGTTACTGAGAGAGATGGGTGCCAGCCACGTGATCCACTGTGGAGCTCCAGGCGACAGGAATGGCCGTCTCTGCTGCTCAGACCTCTGGTTCCCTCTCCTCTTAGCTCCATCTGCTGGtggttttctcttccttcaacGATTGGTGTAGAGGCCCCAGCCCTTGCTCCATGCCATGGGTGCTGCTTGGATGTCTCCTGAGTGCTTtgagccattttcttttctcatttgggcATTTCCAATCCCTGTTGGACAGCtgactccttgagggtagggccTGCTGTCCCCTGTCACTGAGGCGCACGGTGCTCAGCAGTGTCTCTTGTGCATAGTGCATAGTGCACATAGTCCAAGAAATATTTGTGGCTTTGACTAGACCCTCCTGGGCAGCAGCGGCACAGAGGGCCAAGGTGGGATAATTCGTAGGTGCCCTTTCAGGCATGTCTGGTCCTGCCTGCTGAGAACAGACTCTAGTGAGCCCCTAAGCTTCTGGTATGGATTGGCAAGCCCATGGAACGGATCCGGGTGGGAAAAATGGGTCTGTGAAGGTACAGGAAAGCTTAGGACAGTAGTAGCTAGGCACTGGGCTCCCATGTTATGTCTTAGAGGGGCTGAAGGAAGAGTCTGCTTGTTTCCATGCAAGCACTGTGCATGAAAGGTGAAGTATGTGTGTTGGGGTGGGGTCTTCCCCACTTTGAGCACTTCCATCTCCCCAGAGTGTCACAGGCCGTTGCTCCTGTGGTCTTGGCTTGGGTTTAGTCTGCCTTCCCAGAATCCCTCCTCTGTCCAGCTCCTCCTTGGACACCCAGGGTCTTTCGGGGTCTTGTCAGAAGATCGTAAGCTCCCGAGTCTCTGGGATCCCATATTGGACCTTGTGCTCATTGAACAGTTTCAGCAGGGCCTTGATGTACTGGGCGTGGTATTTGTCCACCAGCTCCTGGCTTGGTTTCTCAATTTTGGGGACTGGAATGGGCTCCCCAACTGCTTAGGGAGTTGCAAAAAAAGACCCAGGCAAATCAAGTATTAGTCTCCTACCGAACCCACTGCTCCTTAGCTTATAAAGCTACCCAGTGGGATCCAGCCGGGAAAGAGaggtgatgggggggggggaagtgaagGAAATTCTTTCCTCCCCTCGGGAAAGACCCTGGGCAGATCCATTTCTGGGGCTGCCCGCTTATCCCTTCACTTCCCAACCTTCATTTCAGCCAAGAGTCAGAAAAGGCAGTTGGGAGATGCTGAATCAAGGGTATGGAGGCTGCTCGCCTAAGAGATAGTCTGGGGGGCCGGAAGAAAGCTTACCAACAGTGGTGATGGGCCGGTTGAAAGGAAGGAAGCCCCAGGAGTTCTTGGTGAGGCCCCGGCCATGGAACGTACAGAAATTCAGGCCCAGGATGGCCTTGGCTGTCTGCTGGAAGGCTTTTTGGAAAGATCTCAGCCAGGTGCCATCAGGGAAGGTCTCCTGTTTGTGAACTTCATTCTCTCCAAAAGAATAGGAAGGAACCAGATACGCCCTACCAAAAGGGTGGGTGTGGGTCTGGGAGAAATAGATGAGGCCCCCGTGGTAACTCCTCCAATGAAGCACTCTTCCGGGGTGCCTTTCCCCAACCATTCAAAGCCTTCCTCTCTATCCTTTTCCTCCAGCCcatattcctcctcctccactgCCAGCTCTCATGGCCAGGGCCAAGGCTCAAGGGCACCTGCTGTGGCTGAGCCTTGGCTAATTCTGGAACTGGCTCAAGGTCACACATACACacggcagagctgagatttgaagccaGGACTTTTACTTCCTCGTTTGCTCTCACTTCTTCCACAGGCCTTCCCTGTCCCCCAGTCTCTCTCCTTTACTGTGTCTGGGGCACCTCAAGGTGAATTCTGAGCATAAGGGCTCTAGCAGCTTCCTTTCCCCTCAGGAACACGTGATTTACCAATTGTTCTGTCATTCCACAAGGGGCCAGGCTCTGTCTCTCCCAACCAGAGAGTGGTGACCTCTGAGGAGGGGGCCAACatgttctcattcttttctatccCTGAAGCAAGGAGCCCAGAATTCTGTACCTACTAGGTACCAAATCAACACTtaacaaaaaaaccttttgagACACAACAGTGTATTCAGGTAAGTGTGTGTGAGGGTATGTGTGAGCATCTGAGTGTGGATGCGGTTGTGATTTAGCAGATGTTGGAACTGAAGCCACCAGTTctaccacttactagctatgtgacctccttgtccctcagtttcctcatctgtcaaaaagaGGACAATAATGGCCCTGTCTATCTTTAAAGCATCCATATACACTACATAGATAGACATACAAAACAAATATGCACATTAAAATACACATATGGATTGGTATCTTGGTGATAGGGcactcagggttacacagccagtaagtactGGGGAAGATGGGCCCCATCCTGGGTCTTCCTGGCTCACAGCTTGGCTCTCCTGCCATGAAACGTGCCCCGCCCCCCATACGTTTGTTGTCATCTGTGTGTCTAGAAAGTGGACTTTTGTCTACTTCTGTATATACTCACATTGATGACTTTATGTGATTGGGTCAAGGTTATGGCCCATCTGCCCAATGAGCAATGAGGTCCACACCACTATCCCcatgggaagaggagagaaggtggTTATCTTTGCCTCCCCATCAGGCAGTGTAGCAGGAGAGCCCAGAGTGCTAACCAGCATTTGATATGTGTCTGTGATTCATAAGTTAGAGATGCGGAGCAACAGGTCGATTTGGTGAAATTCagaaatgcctactatgtgcaaaggtTACCGGGTCACTGTTCTCCTCTCACCTCACATGCCTGAGGAAGGGGCCCCCACATCATCTGGGCCAGAGAAGCAGATCTTGCCCATAGCACCCAACTTCAGGAAAAAGCCTTCAGGCAAAGGCCTTGGTGTGTGTTGAGCTGGTgatatttttcttggcaaaggggAAAGGGTTGGCAAAGGCCCTGACCGGTCTGGTCTCCAGTTTCTCTTCATTCACTCCCgctcttcttttttctgtaaatTTCAATGGCACTCCTTCTGTTGGAGAGCCCCAAACTCAAAGGGAGCAGCTGGCCACTCAATAGAGAAGGGCAGCCCTCTGGGAGCCTCGGGCTTGGCCAGCAGAGCGGTCTCCCCTGTCATCCACTTCCTACAATGATCTGCATTGGTCCTGTCCCATGTGGTATGACCTTGGTTAATTCTATCACCTTCCTCATCAATGAGATGGTCCCGAGAGTCCCTTTCCAATCTCTATGTCTACTCAGCACATTTGCCTGGAAACCTGCCTACCACAGTTTCCTAATGTTGCCCCTCGACACTGACTACAATTCAAACGATCCATCTAATGGAAGGTGATTCTAAGGACCACTTAGGGGATTGGTTGTCTGGGGCCAAGGACCTACCCTGTCTGTAAAGCCAGTCGCACGAAGCCTTTGCGATTGTTCAGAACGATGCTGTTGTTTCCAGGTTTGCTCAGGAGGGCTTCAGCGGCCCCTCCCACCACCACGATCACAGCATTGCCCGAGCCCATCTCCGTTAGCAAGTACTTCAGGGCCAATCGGCTCACTGGGCATATGCCTATGGAATCAAGAGCATACAGCAGAACTGAGAGGCCTGGTGCCTGGAGAAAGCCACACTCCCCgactccctccccctccctttccttcccctccttcttcatctcctcttcctcaccctcttgttttcccctccctccccttccctctccattCTCCACCCCTTCTCCCTTTTACTTCTTTTCCCTAGGTCTTCTCTACCTCCATAAGCTAGACCAGTTCCCATTCAGTAGGTGGGTTATGGAGCGggtgggatggggtggaggggaagggtCCAACACTGATGGGTCCCCAGCTCATGCTGCTTTTGAGTTTTCAATTCAACTCAATGTAACTCTCCTGCCCTAGGTCCTGGAGGACAGTCCTGCTCCCTTCAGCCCAGAAGCCATAGCCCTCTCTGAACCAGCCCGGCCCTACTGGGTGATACTGTGGGGTAGGCCGCTCTTGAACAAGATGTGCCAAGTGTTTGTCCAAAGGGGCCATGATTCAGGCCCTTGTCATCCTGTTTTTCAATGGCAATTCAGAACCAGAGGCCAGAGAACCGAGAAGAAAGGCAATGTGAGCAAGGGAGACCCTTGCGCTGGTGGCAGCCACTGAGCCTGGCCGTGGGCTGGACAATAGGTGACACCCAACAGAAAGTTCATACAtagtgcaagaatgtttgtggcagccctgtttgtagtggccagaaactggaaactgagtggctgcccatcaactggggaatggctgaataaattgtggtatatgaatagtatggaata
Proteins encoded:
- the DGAT2L6 gene encoding diacylglycerol O-acyltransferase 2-like protein 6, translated to MAFGFTLDFQSALQTLSVLHWIPLYVVLGTIPILLGPILLFTKYWMLSVLTLVWLIYDWKTHSRGGRRSNWVRNWTVWKYFRDYFPVKLVKTCELPPSHNYVIASHPHGILSYGMFCNFGTESTGFSQIFPGITPSLATLEGIFWIPIVREYVMAKGICPVSRLALKYLLTEMGSGNAVIVVVGGAAEALLSKPGNNSIVLNNRKGFVRLALQTGAYLVPSYSFGENEVHKQETFPDGTWLRSFQKAFQQTAKAILGLNFCTFHGRGLTKNSWGFLPFNRPITTVVGEPIPVPKIEKPSQELVDKYHAQYIKALLKLFNEHKVQYGIPETRELTIF